A window of the Peromyscus leucopus breed LL Stock chromosome 22, UCI_PerLeu_2.1, whole genome shotgun sequence genome harbors these coding sequences:
- the Cad gene encoding CAD protein isoform X2, with the protein MAALVLEDGSVLQGRPFGAAVSTAGEVVFQTGMVGYPEALTDPSYKAQILVLTYPLIGNYGVPSDEEDEFGLSKWFESSEIHVAGLVVGECCPTPSHWSATCTLHEWLQQRGIPGLQGVDTRELTKKLREQGSLLGKLVQSGTEPSTLPFVDPNARPLAPEVSIKTPRVFNAGGAPRICALDCGLKYNQIRCLCQRGAEVTVVPWDHELDSQKYDGLFLSNGPGDPASYPGVVATLSRVLSEPNPRPVFGICLGHQLLALAIGAKTYKMRYGNRGHNQPCLLVGTGRCFLTSQNHGFAVDADSLPAGWVPLFTNANDCSNEGIVHDSLPFFSVQFHPEHRAGPSDMELLFDIFLETVREAVAGNPGGQTVKERLAQRLCPPGLLIPGSGLPPPRKVLILGSGGLSIGQAGEFDYSGSQAIKALKEENIQTLLINPNIATVQTSQGLADKVYFLPITPHYVTQVIRNERPDGVLLTFGGQTALNCGVELTKAGVLARYGVRVLGTPVETIELTEDRRAFAAMMAEIGEHVAPSEAANSLEQAQAAAERLGYPVLVRAAFALGGLGSGFASTKEELSALVAPAFAHTSQVLIDKSLKGWKEIEYEVVRDACGNCVTVCNMENLDPLGIHTGESIVVAPSQTLNDREYQLLRRTAIKVTQHLGIVGECNVQYALNPESEQYYIIEVNARLSRSSALASKATGYPLAYVAAKLALGIPLPELRNSVTGGTAAFEPSLDYCVVKIPRWDLSKFLRVSTKIGSCMKSVGEVMGIGRSFEEAFQKALRMVDENCVGFDHTVKPVSDVELETPTDKRIFVVAAALWAGYSVERLYELTRIDCWFLHRMKRIVTHAQLLEQHRGRPLPQDLLHQAKCLGFSDKQIALAVLSTELAVRKLRQELGICPAVKQIDTVAAEWPAQTNYLYLTYWGNTHDLDFRTPHVLVLGSGVYRIGSSVEFDWCAVGCIQQLRKMGYKTIMVNYNPETVSTDYDMCDRLYFDEISFEVVMDIYELENPEGVILSMGGQLPNNMAMALHRQQCRVLGTSPEAIDSAENRFKFSRLLDTIGISQPQWRELSDLESARQFCQTVGYPCVVRPSYVLSGAAMNVAYTDGDLERFLSSAAAVSKEHPVVISKFIQEAKEIDVDAVACDGIVSAIAISEHVENAGVHSGDATLVTPPQDITPKTLERIKAIVHAVGQELQVTGPFNLQLIAKDDQLKVIECNVRVSRSFPFVSKTLGVDLVALATRIIMGEKVEPVGLMTGSGVVGVKVPQFSFSRLAGADVVLGVEMTSTGEVAGFGESRCEAYLKAMLSTGFKIPKKNILLTIGSYKNKSELLPTVRLLESLGYSLYASLGTADFYTEHGVKVTAVDWHFEEAVDGECPPQRSILDQLAENHFELVINLSMRGAGGRRLSSFVTKGYRTRRLAADFSVPLIIDIKCTKLFVEALGQIGPAPPLKVHVDCMTSQKLVRLPGLIDVHVHLREPGGTHKEDFASGTAAALAGGVTMVCAMPNTRPPIIDAPALALAQKLAEAGARCDFALFLGASSENAGTLGAVAGSAAGLKLYLNETFSELRLDSVAQWMEHFETWPSHLPIVAHAERQSVAAVLMVAQLTQRPVHICHVARKEEILLIKTAKAQGLPVTCEVAPHHLFLNREDLERLGPGKGEVRPELGSREDMEALWENMAVIDCFASDHAPHTLEEKCGPKPPPGFPGLETMLPLLLTAVSEGRLSLDDLLQRLHHNPRRIFHLPPQEDTYVEVDLEHEWTIPSHMPFSKARWTPFEGQKVKGTIRRVVLRGEVAYIDGQVLVPPGYGQDVRKWPQGAVPQPPPSAPASTEITTTPERPRRVIPGLPDGRFHLPPRIHRASDPGLPAEEPKEKPPRKIVEIELMGTPEGSCHPAPPVPRQASPQNLGSSGLLHPQTSPLLHSLVGQHILSVKQFTKDQMSHLFNVAHTLRMMVQKERSLDILKGKVMASMFYEVSTRTSSSFAAAMARLGGAVLSFSEATSSVQKGESLADSVQTMSCYADVVVLRHPQPGAVELAAKHCRRPVINAGDGVGEHPTQALLDIFTIREELGTVNGMTITMVGDLKHGRTVHSLACLLTQYRVSLRYVAPPSLRMPPSVRDFVASRGTKQEEFESIEEALPDTDVLYMTRIQKERFGSAQEYEACFGQFILTPHIMTRAKKKMVVMHPMPRVNEISVEVDSDPRAAYFRQAENGMYIRMALLATVLGRF; encoded by the exons ATGGCGGCCCTGGTGTTGGAGGACGGGTCGGTGCTGCAGGGCCGGCCCTTTGGGGCCGCGGTGTCGACTGCTGGGGAAGTGG tgtttcagaCCGGCATGGTCGGCTACCCAGAGGCCCTCACTGACCCTTCCTACAAAGCTCAGATCTTAGTGCTCACGTACCCCCTCATCGGCAACTACGGCGTTCCCTCCGATGAAGAAGACGAGTTCGGCCTGAGCAAG TGGTTCGAATCCTCGGAGATCCACGTGGCGGGACTGGTGGTGGGAGAATGCTGTCCCACGCCTAGCCACTGGAGTGCCACCTGCACCCTGCATGAATGGCTGCAACAGCGTGGCATCCCCGGCCTGCAAG GAGTGGATACTCGGGAGCTGACCAAGAAGCTGCGGGAACAAGGGTCTCTTTTGGGGAAGCTGGTCCAGAGTGGGACAGAGCCTTCAACCCTGCCCTTCGTGGACCCCAATGCCAGGCCCCTGGCACCAGAGGTCTCCATTAAG ACTCCACGGGTATTCAATGCAGGGGGTGCCCCTCGCATCTGTGCTCTGGACTGTGGCCTCAAGTATAATCAGATCCGATGTCTCTGCCAGCGTGGGGCTGAGGTGACTGTGGTACCCTGGGACCACGAGTTAGACAGTCAGA AATACGATGGTCTCTTCCTAAGTAACGGACCTGGTGATCCCGCCTCTTACCCCGGTGTGGTCGCCACTCTGAGTCGCGTCCTGTCTGAGCCTAATCCCCGACCTGTGTTCGGAATCTGCCTTGGACACCAGCTGTTGGCTTTAGCCATTGGGGCCAAAACCTACAAAATGAG ATACGGAAACCGTGGCCACAACCAGCCCTGCCTGCTGGTGGGCACCGGACGCTGTTTTCTGACGTCCCAGAATCACGGCTTTGCTGTGGATGCAGACTCGCTGCCGGCAGGCTGGGTTCCTCTCTTCACCAACGCCAACGACTGTTCCAACGAAGGCATTGTGCACGACAGCCTGCCCTTTTTCAG CGTCCAGTTCCACCCAGAGCACCGAGCTGGCCCTTCGGATATGGAACTGCTCTTCGATATATTTCTGGAAACCGTGAGAGAGGCTGTAGCTGGGAACCCCGGGGGCCAGACAG TCAAAGAGCGGTTGGCACAGCGCCTCTGCCCCCCTGGGCTCCTCATTCCTGGTTCTGGGCTTCCACCACCGCGGAAGGTTCTGATCCTGGGCTCCGGGGGCCTCTCCATTGGCCAGGCTGGTGAATTTGACTACTCGGGTTCCCAG GCAATTAAAGCCCTGAAAGAGGAGAACATCCAGACGTTGCTGATCAACCCCAACATTGCCACAGTGCAGACCTCTCAGGGGCTGGCGGACAAGGTCTATTTCCTTCCCATAACACCTCACTACGTAACTCAG gtgaTTCGTAATGAACGCCCGGATGGTGTGTTACTGACTTTTGGAGGCCAAACAGCCCTGAACTGCGGTGTGGAGCTGACCAAAGCTGGGGTGCTCGCCCGATATGGGGTCCGGGTCTTGGGGACACCCGTGGAGACGATCGAACTGACTGAGGACCGACGAGCCTTTGCGGCCATGATGGCTGAGATCGGGGAGCACGTAGCCCCCAGCGAAGCGGCAAATTCTCTTGAACAG GCCCAGGCAGCTGCTGAGCGACTGGGCTACCCTGTGCTGGTGCGGGCAGCCTTTGCCCTGGGTGGTCTTGGTTCTGGCTTCGCTTCCACCAAAGAGGAACTCTCGGCTCTTGTGGCCCCAGCTTTCGCCCATACCAGCCAGGTGCTGATAGACAAGTCTCTGAAGGGCTGGAAGGAGATTGAGTATGAGGTGGTGAGAGACGCGTGCGGCAACTGTGTAACG GTATGTAACATGGAGAACTTAGACCCACTGGGCATCCACACCGGCGAGTCCATAGTGGTGGCTCCCAGCCAGACCCTGAATGACCGAGAATACCAACTTCTGCGGCGGACAGCCATCAAGGTCACCCAGCACCTGGGGATTGTCGGGGAGTGCAATGTGCAGTACGCCTTGAACCCGGAGTCTGAGCAG TATTACATCATTGAAGTAAATGCCAGGCTCTCCCGCAGCTCTGCCCTGGCCAGTAAGGCCACAGGGTATCCCCTAGCCTATGTGGCAGCCAAGCTGGCGTTGGGCATTCCCCTGCCAGAACTCAG GAACTCTGTTACCGGGGGAACAGCAGCCTTCGaacccagcctggactactgcgTGGTCAAGATCCCGCGATGGGACCTCAGCAAGTTCCTGCGCGTCAGCACGAAGATCGGGAGCTGCATGAAGAGCGTCG GTGAAGTCATGGGCATCGGCCGCTCATTTGAAGAGGCCTTCCAAAAGGCGCTGCGCATGGTGGATGAGAACTGCGTGGGCTTTGACCATACAGTGAAGCCAGTCAGTGATGTG GAGTTGGAGACACCAACGGATAAGCGGATCTTtgtggtggctgctgctctgtgggCCGGCTACTCGGTGGAGCGCCTGTACGAGCTCACGCGCATCGACTGCTGGTTCCTGCACCGGATGAAGCGCATCGTGACCCACGCCCAGTTGCTGGAACAGCACCGTGGACGGCCTTTGCCCCAAGACCTGCTGCACCAGGCCAAGTGCCTTGGCTTCTCAGACAAACAAATTGCCCTTGCAGTCCTGAG TACAGAGCTGGCTGTTCGGAAGCTACGCCAGGAACTGGGCATCTGCCCAGCGGTGAAACAGATCGACACGGTGGCGGCCGAGTGGCCAGCGCAGACCAATTACCTGTACCTGACGTACTGGGGCAACACCCATGACCTCGACTTCCGAACGCCCCACGTCCTGGTGCTTGGCTCTGGCGTCTACCGCATCGGCTCCAGTGTCGAGTTCGACTGGTGTGCTGTGGGCTGCATCCAGCAGCTGCGCAAG ATGGGTTATAAGACCATCATGGTGAATTACAACCCCGAGACCGTCAGCACAGACTATGACATGTGCGACCGCCTCTACTTCGACGAGATCTCTTTTGAG GTGGTGATGGACATCTATGAGCTGGAGAACCCTGAAGGCGTGATCCTGTCCATGGGTGGGCAGCTGCCCAACAACATGGCCATGGCCCTGCACCGGCAgcagtgccgggtcctgggcacCTCCCCTGAAGCCATTGATTCAGCCGAGAACCGATTCAAGTTCTCCCGGCTCCTAGATACCATCGGCATCAGCCAGCCTCAGTGGCGCGAGCTCAGTGACCTCGAG TCCGCTCGCCAGTTCTGCCAGACTGTGGGGTACCCCTGCGTGGTGCGCCCCTCGTACGTGCTCAGCGGCGCTGCCATGAACGTGGCCTACACCGATGGGGACCTAGAGCGCTTCCTGAGCAGTGCGGCCGCTGTCTCCAAGGAGCACCCTGTGGTCATCTCCAAATTCATTCAGGAAGCAAAG GAGATCGATGTGGACGCCGTGGCCTGTGACGGCATCGTGTCGGCCATTGCCATCTCTGAGCATGTGGAGAATGCAGGTGTGCATTCAGGGGATGCCACGCTGGTGACCCCCCCACAAGACATCACCCCCAAAACTCTGGAGCGGATCAAAGCCATTGTGCATGCTGTGGGCCAGGAGCTACAGGTTACAGGGCCCTTCAATCTGCAGCTCATTGCCAAG GACGACCAGCTGAAAGTCATCGAATGCAATGTGCGCGTCTCGCGCTCCTTCCCCTTCGTGTCGAAGACCCTAGGTGTTGACCTAGTGGCCTTGGCCACGAGGATCATCATGGGAGAGAAGGTCGAACCCGTGGGGCTCATGACTGGCTCTGGAGTCGTGGGAGTAAAG GTGCCTCAGTTCTCCTTCTCGCGCTTGGCTGGTGCCGACGTGGTGCTGGGCGTGGAGATgaccagcactggagaggtggctggctTTGGCGAGAGCCGTTGTGAGGCCTACCTCAAAGCTATGCTCAGCACGGGCTTTAAGATCCCCAAGAAGAACATCCTGTTGACCATCGGCAGCTACAAG AACAAGAGTGAGCTGCTCCCGACTGTGCGGTTGCTGGAGAGTCTGGGCTATAGCCTCTATGCCAGCCTGGGTACAGCTGACTTCTACACTGAGCACGGGGTCAAG GTAACAGCCGTGGACTGGCACTTTGAGGAGGCTGTGGATGGCGAGTGCCCGCCCCAGCGGAGCATCTTGGATCAGCTGGCGGAGAATCACTTCGAGCTGGTGATTAACCTGTCGATGCGCGGGGCTGGGGGCCGCCGGCTCTCCTCCTTCGTCACCAAGGGCTACCGCACCCGGCGCCTGGCTGCCGATTTCTCGGTGCCTCTCATCATCGACATCAAGTGCACCAAACTCTTCGTGGAG GCCCTAGGTCAGATTGGCCCAGCCCCTCCTCTGAAAGTGCACGTGGACTGCATGACCTCCCAGAAGCTGGTGCGGCTGCCTG GATTGATCGACGTCCACGTGCACCTTCGGGAACCGGGGGGCACACACAAAGAGGACTTCGCCTCGGGCACAGCCGCTGCCCTGGCCGGGGGTGTCACCATGGTCTGTGCCATGCCTAACACCCGGCCCCCCATCATTGACGCCCCTGCTCTGGCCCTGGCCCAGAAG CTGGCAGAGGCTGGTGCCCGCTGTGACTTTGCCCTGTTCCTTGGGGCCTCATCTGAGAACGCGGGGACTCTGGGTGCCGTGGCTGGGTCTGCAGCAGGCCTGAAGCTCTACCTCAACGAAACCTTTTCTGAGCTACGCCTGGACAGTGTGGCCCAGTGGATGGAG CATTTTGAAACCtggccttcccacctccccatcgTGGCCCACGCGGAGCGGCAGAGTGTCGCCGCGGTTCTCATGGTGGCTCAGCTGACCCAGCGTCCAGTGCACATCTGTCACGTGGCTCGGAAGGAAGAG ATCCTGCTGATTAAAACCGCAAAGGCACAAGGCCTACCCGTGACCTGTGAGGTTGCACCCCACCACCTCTTCCTAAACCGGGAAGACCTGGAGCGCCTGGGACCTGGGAAGGGAGAGGTCCGGCCGGAGCTTGGTTCCAGAGAGGATATGGAGGCTCTGTGGGAGAACATGGCGGTCATCGACTGCTTTGCCTCAGACCACG CCCCCCATACCTTGGAGGAGAAGTGTGGGCCCAAGCCCCCACCTGGCTTCCCCGGGCTGGAGACCATGTTGCCGCTGCTGCTGACGGCTGTGAGCGAGGGCCGGCTCAGTCTGGATGACCTCCTGCAGCGCTTACACCACAACCCCAGGCGGATCTTCCACCTGCCCCCGCAGGAGGACACCTACGTGGAG GTGGATCTGGAGCATGAGTGGACCATCCCTAGCCACATGCCCTTCTCCAAGGCCCGCTGGACCCCGTTTGAAGGGCAGAAGGTGAAGGGGACCATCCGCCGCGTGGTCTTGCGAGGGGAGGTTGCTTACATCGATGGACAG GTGTTGGTGCCCCCAGGCTATGGACAGGATGTACGGAAGTGGCCCCAGGGCGCTGTTCCCCAGCCCCctccttcagctcctgcctccacagaAATAACCACG ACACCCGAGAGACCTCGGCGAGTCATCCCAGGCCTTCCCGATGGCCGCTTCCACTTGCCACCCCGAATCCACCGAGCCTCGGACCCAGGTTTGCCAG CCGAGGAACCCAAAGAGAAGCCGCCCAGGAAGATAGTGGAGATAG AGCTGATGGGAACCCCTGAAGGCTCCTGCCACCCTGCACCACCAGTACCTAGACAGGCGTCACCTCAGAACCTGGGGTCTTCTGGCCTGCTGCACCCCCAGACCTCACCCCTGCTGCACTCGTTAGTGGGCCAACACATCCTGTCCGTCAAGCAGTTCACTAAGGATCAG ATGTCTCATCTGTTCAACGTGGCGCACACCCTCCGGATGATGGTGCAGAAGGAGCGGAGCCTCGACATCCTAAAG GGCAAGGTCATGGCCTCCATGTTCTACGAGGTGAGCACCCGCACCAGTAGCTCCTTCGCGGCAGCCATGGCCCGGCTGGGGGGCGCCGTTCTCAGCTTCTCAGAAGCCACGTCCTCCGTCCAGAAGGGCGAATCCCTGGCCGACTCCGTGCAGACCATGAGTTGCTATGCTGATGTTGTCGTCCTCCGGCACCCTCAGCCCGGAGCGGTGGAG ctgGCGGCCAAGCATTGTCGCAGGCCAGTGATCAATGCCGGGGATGGAGTTGGCGAGCACCCGACTCAGGCCCTGCTGGACATCTTCACCATCCGAGAAGAGCTGGGGACCGTCAACGGCATGACG ATCACCATGGTAGGTGACCTGAAACATGGGCGCACGGTGCACTCCCTGGCCTGCTTGCTCACCCAGTACCGCGTGAGCCTGCGCTACGTGGCGCCCCCCAGCCTGCGCATGCCACCCAGCGTCCGGGACTTCGTGGCTTCCCGGGGCACCAAACAG GAGGAGTTTGAGAGCATTGAGGAGGCGCTGCCCGACACCGATGTGCTCTACATGACGCGCATCCAGAAAGAACGGTTTGGCTCCGCTCAGGAATATGAAGCC TGTTTTGGTCAGTTCATCCTCACTCCCCACATCATGACCCGGGCCAAGAAGAAGATGGTCGTGATGCACCCGATGCCCCGCGTCAATGAGATCAG CGTGGAGGTGGACTCCGACCCCCGGGCAGCCTACTTCCGCCAAGCTGAGAACGGCATGTACATCCGAATGGCTCTGCTTGCCACCGTGCTGGGCCGTTTCTAG